The Verrucomicrobium spinosum DSM 4136 = JCM 18804 DNA segment CGCAGAAGGGTGTGCCCTTCAGCTTCTGCAAGCTCGCCCGCATGCGGGCCGATGGCTCCGACTTCCAACTGGTCTCCAGCGGACCCAACAACATTTGGGGACTTACCGTGGATCGCACCGGGGAGATGTTCATGCAGGAGGCCAATGACATGGGCTATCCCATCATCCCCTTCCGTCCCGGCACCCACGTTCCAGGCATCGGCAGCCAGAAGCTCAAGCCCTATGCCCCCATCCAGCCCCCCTCTCTGAGCCCGCCCCAGATGGGCGGCACGGGTCTCTCCGGTCTGGCGCTCAAAGAGGAGTCTGACTGGCCGGCATCCTCCACGGGTGAAGGCGACCACCGCATCTTCTACCTGGCCAATCCCATCACCAACCGCGTGCAGGCGGTGAAGGCCACCGCGGCCGGCTCTGGCTACACGTTCACCAAGCTGGACGACTTCATGACCAGCACGGATCCCTGGTTCCGCCCCATCGCCATTCAGTTCGGCCCAGATGGCGCGCTCTATGTGGTGGACTGGTACAACAAGATCATCAGCCACAACGAGGTGCCTCGCATCCATCCCGATCGCGACAAGACCCGGGGCCGCATCTGGCGCATCCGCCATAAGGACCAACGCCCCGCCCAGGTGCCGGACATGACCAAGATGCCGACCGATGACCTCCTGCTCTACCTGGAGTCACCCAACCAGTGGGCCCAGAAGGCCGCGTGGCAGCAGCTCGTCCTGCGCAAGGCTAAAAACTTGGTGCCGACCCTGAAGACACTCGCGATGGACGAGAACAAATCGAGCGACACCCGCATTCACGCGCTCTGGACTTGGGAGGAACTGGGCGGCACCGACTCCGCCCCGCTCGCCGGACTGCTAAAGGAGGCAGACCGTGACTACCGTCGTGAGGCGGCCCGTGCCATCAGCACCTTTGCCGCAGAGCTGGGCCAGGGGCAGGTCGTTAATCTCCTGAAACCCGTCCTCACCGATGCCGATGCCGAGGTGCGCTTCGCTGCGGTTCTTACTCTTAACAGCATCAAACAGCCCGAACCCGCCGTGCTTGATCTGGTGGCCCGTTTTGCCGTCCCACCGGACTCTGCCACGCCCTATGAGGCCGAGTTCCAGCGCTTCCTGGTGCGCGCCACACTGGAACAGCATCCCGCCAAGCTGGCCGCCTTCCTGGACAGCCCCGATGCTGCCGCCCTCCCTGCGGAGGCCAAACTGTTCGCTTCCCTGGCCCTGCCGGAGCTGGAGGCCCTGCCCCGCTTCGTCAATGCCTTCGCCGCAGCCAACCGCGCTCCTACCGACGAAGAGATCGTGCTCCTGCTGAAGGCCCCTCCTGCTCTGGAAAAAGGCGTCACCATCCTGCTCGGTCAGCAGACCAACCGTCTCCCCGCCCTGCTGGCGGCTGTTCGCCAGCGTGACCGGGTGGATCGCACTCGCGCCGCCCGCATGCTCAGCCTGGCGGCTTCTGCTCTGGCCAAGAAAGGCGCTGGCGCCCAGATGAACGCGGACCTCGTCGCCTATGCCGCCAGCTTCCCCACTCCGGATCTCGCGCCCACCTTGGTGGACACCGCATTGCATGCCGTGGATGAATCCACCGCTCCTGCTTCTGCCAACTTCATCCCCGCCCCCAAGGCCGAAGCGCGTCGCCAGCTTGCCATCGAAGCTCTCACCCTGCTCAGCCCTGACGCCGCTCTTCCGCTGGAACCGTTGCTAAAGGATGAATCCGTCTCGCCAGCGCTGCGGGCAGCCGCCTTGGTCGCCCTGGCTCCTGGCAAGCAAGACGCGCTGGCACCTGCTTTCAACACCCTCTGGCCCAAGCTGGGTCCGGTGGAACGCAGTCGCCTGACCGCAGGCCTCGCCTCAACCAAGTCCTCAGCCCGGGTCCTGCTCGCGGCCATCGACAAAGGCATCCTGAAGGACAACGAGATCGATGCCTCCCTGCTGGAGCGCCTGAACGGACTCTATCCAGAAGATCCCGCCATGAAATCCCTCTGGGATCGCATGGCGAAGAACTTTGTCCGGGTGCTCCAGCTCAACGGCAAAAACGACAGCTATGTGGACAGCAACCTGGACCTTAACGGCCCCTTCACCGTTGAAACGTGGGTGAAGCTCGATGAGGGCATCGACAACGGAGACGGCATCCTCTCCAATGGGAAGAACCTGGACCTGAATTTCTTCGGCAAGAAGTTCCGCGTTTATGTGGGCGGCACCCTTCACGATGTAGCCGTGGCTCAAAAGGAAATAACTCCCGGTGCCTGGACCCATGTGGCGGTGACTCGCGATGGGGGCGGCACCTTCCGCATCTACCTCAATGGGGAGCTGGACGCGACCAGCACCAAGACCACCACGGAACCCTTCGTGCAATGCGACATAGGCCGTACCAGCCCCTCCCAGAAGGGCACCTCGGGCGAGCTCACTGAGTACCGGGTGTGGAACCTCGCCCGCAGCGCCGCCGATGTTCGCGCCAGCTTTGACCGCAGCTTCGCCGGTGAACCTCGCCCCGAGGGGCTGGTGGTCTATCACTCCCCTCTCTCCGACTGGAAAGGGGCCAGCAAGACCACCAAGGTCACGCCCGTGTTGGCCGGACCGCACCTCCTGAGCGCCAAGGACGCCCGGGTGGTCGGGGAAAAACTCGCCCGGTACAAGGCCATCTCCCAGAAGTCAGGCGACGCCAAATCTGGCCAGTCCTTGTTCGCCGGCCTGTGCCTGAGCTGCCACACGCTGGCGGGCAAAGGAGGCAACCTGGCCCCCGCTCTGGATGGTTCCGGTCACAGGGATCTCGACGGCCTCCTGCGCGCCCTGATCACTCCGAACGCCGCTGTCGAGGGCGGCTATCGGGCATTCCGCGTGGACACCCGGGACAACCGTCAGCTTGAAGGCTTCCTGGTCACCCGCGATGACTCGGGCATCACCCTGCGGTTGATGGGCGGGGCGGAAGTACGCGTGCCTGCCGCTCAAGTGGCCAAGGCTGAATTCACCAACCGTTCCCTGATGATCGAGGGCATCCTCGATGCCCTGCCAGATCAACAGGTGTCCGATCTGTTTGAGTACCTCCGAACCGTGAAGTGAAGTTCTCAAGGCGATGCTCCTGCGGCCCTCAGTCCCGCAGGAGCATCATCCCAATAGACTGCCCGGGCCCGGAAGGACCACGGAAATTAACCGGTGGCGACAATCACCGGTCAACCGGCCACCCTGCGCCATTGCGTCCTGGAGGGACGCCGGACCGGCCCCGCTCACCAGCCAATCACCTGCCCCCGCCGATGCCTCCCATTCCCAGACCCATTCACGGGGCAGCAAAATCATGTTGGCCTTTCAAAGGATGAACCAGAGAAAAATGGGGGCTGCTTCTGAGGATTTCAGGCTCGCCAAATTCATCAGGCCTGTACAGAGAAAATCAGGGAACCGAATCAAGGCACGACCAAACAACCCTTCTTATCACTTCCATCACGCCACACCCAGGAAACTACCCTTCCGTCACAAGCCCCGCTGACGGGCGTACACCATGTTCTCGATCCGTTCGATGGCAGAGGCTGATCGGGGCCAGGAGATGAGGAGATCGATTGGCTGAACCAACCCTCCAGGGAGTGTTCGAAAGTTCTTCGGCAAGGCATCCGTGACCTTCACTTCCTCGCCCGTGTGCCACCAGGCCCCCTCAAAGATCTCGGCGAACCCCAAGCACGTCATGTAAGCCGCAATCTCCCGGGCGGTGGAAAGCCTCCCCGCACACCAGCTCTGAGTAGCGACCAGTCTTGGTGCGTGTTCACCTGGCATCAGCGCCCAACCCTCAATCATCACATCATCCTGGAATCTCCGATTGCCATACTCCATCTGCTTCAGGTAGTCGCTCAAACATCCCCGGGCTCCGTACAAGCCCGGCTTCGTAAGCTTGACGACTCTCTGCGTCTGGGCATCAAAGAATACTTCATGCTCCTGTCCGTGCTCCCGGGAGGTAAGACGACGCGTCTCCCGCAGACCATACACAAGGGACGCGGAGTCTATCTCAGGGAGCTTGTCCAGAGGATGACCGGATCCGGCTCCAGTTCCGGCTGAGCGTTCTCGTTCTGCAACGCCGCCATCTCTTCCAGGGTCAGCCGGGTGGAGGCATGCCAGCGCTCTTGCGGGGTCGAGAGCCGGACGAACTCCGATGGCACCTCGGGGATCAGAGGAGCTTTCGCTCCGGAGCACGATGAATGTGGGTCGGACATAACAATAGTCTAGCCCCAGACAAGGCAAGGGCGTTCTGACATTGGATGACATTAAACTCCATACGTCTCGCGCAGACTGCAGGCGCAAAAACTCCTGCCCCATGGTCCATTTGTCACGCCTTGTGTTCCTTTCCTCACTGCCGGGAAAGGTCTCAGCGTGGTCGAGCGTCTCGTTCCCATGCTGTTTTCCCGGCTCCCCCTCCTCCCCGCTTTGGTCTGGTCTTGTTCCGCTCTCCTCGCAACGGCGGCTCCGCTCAAACCACTGGGCGATCCGGAGGTCAAAGAAGAGCATATCAGGATCCCCATGAGAGACGGGAAGAACCTGTCCGCCTATCTCTATACGCCGGTCCGTGACCGGGGGCAGTTACCCGCCATCTTCGAGCAGCGCTACGCTGACCTCACCGGGCTTGGCACCCGGAAGGCCGCTGCCGATCTGGCGCGTGCCGGGTTCGCCGTCGCGATGGTCAACTACCGCGGCACGCACGAAAGCGAAGGCACCTGGGTGGGTTACCGGACCATGCAA contains these protein-coding regions:
- a CDS encoding DUF7133 domain-containing protein; translated protein: MDSAPRAAFNPLSTLFRAMLPTRIRLLLCLLPLLALPSAQAETVPLFDGKTLQGWEGDAKLWSVQDGLITGGSLTEKVAHNDFLATTPSYHNFDLRLKIKVTGTEGFINSGVQIRSVRVPGNREMSGYQVDAGDGWWGKLYDESRRNKVVGEPKDAAAVTAAVKKNDWNEYRIRAEGPRIQSWINGVPALDYTEGEATIAQDGRIGIQVHGGGKALVQVKEITIEELAPTAGATTWDKLGGYEGMKAKLPARAKPAESKPKRDISYNSVSTAALTPEQELATFKVPSGFKVELVAAETEGIGKFISVAWDHAGRMWTMTALDYPVDANENRPFAESLYKNGGRDKLVVYDQPYGPEPAKPRIFAEGLAIPLGILPWGDGVYAQHGPDIRYYRDKDGDGKADGFDTILSGFGIDDSHLFAHQFTPGPGGWIYLAQGAFNHGEVRRPDGSDFATGGLFSANPQKGVPFSFCKLARMRADGSDFQLVSSGPNNIWGLTVDRTGEMFMQEANDMGYPIIPFRPGTHVPGIGSQKLKPYAPIQPPSLSPPQMGGTGLSGLALKEESDWPASSTGEGDHRIFYLANPITNRVQAVKATAAGSGYTFTKLDDFMTSTDPWFRPIAIQFGPDGALYVVDWYNKIISHNEVPRIHPDRDKTRGRIWRIRHKDQRPAQVPDMTKMPTDDLLLYLESPNQWAQKAAWQQLVLRKAKNLVPTLKTLAMDENKSSDTRIHALWTWEELGGTDSAPLAGLLKEADRDYRREAARAISTFAAELGQGQVVNLLKPVLTDADAEVRFAAVLTLNSIKQPEPAVLDLVARFAVPPDSATPYEAEFQRFLVRATLEQHPAKLAAFLDSPDAAALPAEAKLFASLALPELEALPRFVNAFAAANRAPTDEEIVLLLKAPPALEKGVTILLGQQTNRLPALLAAVRQRDRVDRTRAARMLSLAASALAKKGAGAQMNADLVAYAASFPTPDLAPTLVDTALHAVDESTAPASANFIPAPKAEARRQLAIEALTLLSPDAALPLEPLLKDESVSPALRAAALVALAPGKQDALAPAFNTLWPKLGPVERSRLTAGLASTKSSARVLLAAIDKGILKDNEIDASLLERLNGLYPEDPAMKSLWDRMAKNFVRVLQLNGKNDSYVDSNLDLNGPFTVETWVKLDEGIDNGDGILSNGKNLDLNFFGKKFRVYVGGTLHDVAVAQKEITPGAWTHVAVTRDGGGTFRIYLNGELDATSTKTTTEPFVQCDIGRTSPSQKGTSGELTEYRVWNLARSAADVRASFDRSFAGEPRPEGLVVYHSPLSDWKGASKTTKVTPVLAGPHLLSAKDARVVGEKLARYKAISQKSGDAKSGQSLFAGLCLSCHTLAGKGGNLAPALDGSGHRDLDGLLRALITPNAAVEGGYRAFRVDTRDNRQLEGFLVTRDDSGITLRLMGGAEVRVPAAQVAKAEFTNRSLMIEGILDALPDQQVSDLFEYLRTVK